From Elusimicrobiota bacterium, the proteins below share one genomic window:
- a CDS encoding glucosylceramidase yields the protein MCAAALLALAAGCALRNGALKNTASAPDRHAAAAEFWLTKADGSVLFQQQPGSLHFDKQEAAPGLAIKIDPGVSYQEIDGFGCTLTGGSARLIQDLPQPERAELLHELFAVDGGAIGLSYLRISIGASDLDGRVFSYNDLPSDSEQKDPELAGFSIAPDKEALIPVLKQILAVNPGLKLLGSPWSPPAWMKTNGNSKGGSLKPEYYGVYARYLAKYIGAMRAEGINIDAITVQNEPLNPDNNPSMFMPAETQALFIKRYLGPEFKKDGLKTKILLYDHNCDRPEYPLAILEDEEAGRYIDGSAFHKYGGEITALSAVHEAYPDKNVYFTEQWVGGPSKFRENFEWHLGTLIIGATRNWSKTVLEWNLASDPDYGPHTAGGCVNCQGALTIGREIKRDVAYYVLAHASKFVRPGSKRIASNLLPSLPNAAFKTPSGDIVLIVLNEAPAAAEFNIQYRGGTAAASLPGDSAGTYVIRNR from the coding sequence ATGTGCGCGGCCGCGCTTCTGGCCCTGGCTGCAGGCTGCGCTTTAAGGAACGGCGCCCTGAAAAACACGGCATCCGCCCCGGACCGGCACGCGGCTGCGGCTGAATTCTGGCTGACGAAAGCGGACGGCTCCGTCTTATTTCAACAACAGCCCGGTTCGCTTCATTTTGACAAACAGGAGGCCGCACCCGGCTTGGCCATAAAAATAGACCCGGGCGTAAGCTATCAGGAAATTGACGGCTTCGGCTGCACGCTTACCGGCGGCAGCGCCAGATTGATACAGGATCTGCCGCAGCCGGAAAGAGCGGAATTACTGCATGAGCTTTTTGCCGTTGACGGCGGCGCCATCGGACTCAGTTATTTAAGGATCAGCATAGGCGCGTCGGACCTGGACGGGCGGGTTTTTTCTTATAACGACCTGCCTTCGGACTCTGAACAAAAAGATCCGGAGCTGGCCGGCTTCAGCATCGCGCCGGATAAAGAGGCCCTTATCCCGGTGCTTAAACAGATACTGGCGGTAAATCCCGGACTCAAACTGCTTGGTTCGCCGTGGTCCCCGCCGGCATGGATGAAAACCAACGGGAACTCAAAAGGCGGGTCCTTAAAACCGGAATACTACGGGGTTTACGCGCGGTATCTGGCAAAATACATCGGAGCCATGCGGGCCGAAGGCATAAACATTGACGCGATCACGGTGCAAAACGAACCCTTGAACCCGGACAATAATCCCAGCATGTTCATGCCGGCCGAGACACAGGCTCTTTTCATAAAAAGATATCTGGGCCCGGAGTTTAAAAAAGACGGCCTGAAGACTAAAATACTGCTGTACGACCATAATTGCGACAGGCCGGAATATCCGTTAGCCATACTGGAGGACGAGGAAGCCGGCCGCTACATAGACGGTTCCGCCTTCCATAAATACGGGGGAGAGATCACGGCCCTGTCCGCGGTGCATGAGGCCTATCCGGATAAAAACGTTTACTTTACCGAGCAATGGGTCGGCGGGCCAAGCAAGTTCCGTGAAAATTTTGAATGGCATCTCGGGACTTTAATTATCGGAGCGACAAGGAACTGGAGCAAAACCGTGCTGGAATGGAATTTAGCCTCGGATCCGGACTACGGCCCGCATACAGCTGGAGGTTGCGTGAACTGCCAGGGCGCGCTCACCATAGGCCGGGAGATCAAGCGCGATGTGGCTTACTATGTGCTGGCGCACGCTTCAAAATTCGTAAGACCCGGTTCAAAAAGGATCGCCTCGAACCTTCTGCCGTCGCTGCCCAACGCGGCCTTCAAAACGCCGTCCGGGGATATAGTCCTTATTGTGTTGAACGAAGCCCCCGCCGCGGCTGAGTTCAATATTCAGTATCGGGGCGGAACCGCGGCTGCAAGCCTGCCGGGAGACTCGGCGGGAACCTATGTTATACGGAACCGGTAA
- a CDS encoding glycosyltransferase family 39 protein has product MKLKEYFWRFVQRDEFLPSLTILTAAALWLPSAASSLWRDEAITYWVIKDGWAETFKRAFTFQEWSGAYFLFMKAWIAAFGKSEAALRLPSIAAAAIAAYAVYLLGKRLRDRETGLLAALVFCSSVAMVFHAADARPYSAALAFAILSTLNLAALLDEGKTKNMSAYVLFTVLAVYSHIMFAALLAIHALYCGGRYYTERRFAAKLAAAYSLVFLFLLPLAGPARRILARAALLMFSRPPPASALISTAIPSALAAAIAAGLLAAGGVRSQAERLKPIPASALALAAGLAFLPPLAFFSVSRLAGLGIWVPRYFLYSQAGAALCAGIFLRSLETGKMRRLAAAAFAAAALLSYGRTAHSNEDWRLAAQWAAARSGQFRAPVMLVSPYVESNQSAWLYDPEKAGYLAAPLSYYPVGARIIILPVTYSGAAENYALESIKTAEQGEAGAVIISAGGMDYDGWLNSRFMENKFVRAEYRRRGDLSSALFVPRSGRQFGGKTAGPAAAPRYHP; this is encoded by the coding sequence ATGAAGTTAAAAGAATATTTTTGGCGGTTCGTGCAGCGGGATGAATTTCTGCCGTCGCTGACGATCCTGACCGCGGCGGCTCTTTGGCTGCCCAGCGCAGCTTCCTCGCTGTGGCGCGACGAAGCGATAACATACTGGGTAATAAAAGACGGCTGGGCCGAAACTTTTAAACGCGCCTTTACTTTTCAGGAATGGTCCGGCGCCTATTTTCTGTTCATGAAGGCGTGGATTGCGGCTTTCGGCAAAAGCGAGGCGGCCCTGCGGCTGCCTTCCATTGCGGCGGCCGCGATTGCGGCTTACGCGGTCTACCTGCTGGGTAAAAGGCTCAGGGACAGGGAAACAGGGCTCCTGGCGGCGCTGGTGTTCTGCTCTTCCGTCGCCATGGTTTTCCACGCGGCGGACGCGCGTCCATACTCGGCGGCGCTGGCGTTCGCGATATTGTCGACCCTTAACCTTGCGGCGCTGCTGGATGAGGGCAAGACAAAGAATATGTCCGCTTACGTCTTGTTCACGGTCCTCGCCGTTTATTCACATATCATGTTCGCGGCTCTGCTAGCGATACACGCGCTTTACTGCGGCGGAAGATATTACACGGAAAGACGCTTTGCCGCGAAATTAGCCGCGGCATACAGCCTAGTCTTCCTGTTCCTGCTCCCGCTGGCCGGTCCGGCGCGCCGCATCCTGGCCAGGGCGGCCTTGCTCATGTTCTCCCGGCCTCCGCCCGCTTCGGCCCTGATCTCCACGGCTATCCCGTCAGCGCTGGCGGCCGCAATAGCGGCGGGACTGCTGGCGGCCGGGGGTGTCAGATCTCAGGCGGAAAGGCTTAAACCCATCCCGGCTTCAGCCCTTGCCCTTGCGGCGGGACTGGCCTTCCTGCCGCCGCTGGCATTTTTTTCCGTGTCACGCCTCGCCGGGCTCGGGATATGGGTGCCAAGATACTTTTTATATTCGCAGGCCGGCGCCGCCCTGTGCGCCGGGATATTCCTGCGGTCGCTGGAGACCGGGAAAATGCGCAGGCTGGCTGCCGCCGCGTTCGCAGCGGCAGCCCTGTTGTCCTACGGCCGCACGGCTCACAGCAATGAGGACTGGCGCCTGGCCGCGCAATGGGCCGCCGCGCGGTCCGGGCAGTTCCGCGCCCCGGTGATGCTGGTGAGCCCATACGTGGAATCGAACCAGTCCGCCTGGCTTTACGATCCCGAGAAAGCAGGGTATCTGGCCGCTCCGCTGTCCTATTATCCTGTCGGCGCCCGGATCATAATTCTTCCGGTAACGTACTCCGGCGCGGCCGAAAATTACGCTCTGGAGAGTATAAAAACCGCCGAGCAGGGGGAAGCCGGCGCGGTGATCATAAGCGCCGGGGGAATGGATTATGATGGATGGCTGAACAGTCGTTTCATGGAAAACAAATTTGTCAGGGCCGAGTACAGGCGGCGCGGCGATCTTTCCTCGGCGCTGTTTGTTCCGCGTTCTGGCCGCCAATTCGGCGGAAAAACCGCCGGTCCCGCCGCCGCCCCCCGATATCATCCATAA
- a CDS encoding ABC transporter ATP-binding protein — protein MRTLLKTEGLVFSYGREPLIKDLSFEILKGDLLWVLGPNGAGKSTLIKLLTGYLKPASGSIRLEGRELGLIPVTELAKTLAYVPSEIHLPYEFSVLETVLLGRAPHAGWWRDYSKEDRAAASSALEETGVAAFSARPVNSLSSGERQLVFIAQALAQNPKLLFLDEPTSHLDVKYTVEILALLKKLAVERRLGVCLVSHDISLAAASASRLLILKKGGGNLFGKPENLLKSSILAGIYALKEESVRLFLGAAAERPPYARSHTP, from the coding sequence AAAGACCTTTCCTTCGAAATTTTGAAAGGGGATCTGCTGTGGGTGCTGGGCCCTAACGGCGCCGGAAAATCCACGCTTATAAAACTGCTTACCGGTTATTTAAAACCCGCTTCCGGCTCCATAAGGCTTGAGGGGCGGGAACTGGGTCTTATTCCGGTCACCGAATTGGCTAAAACGCTTGCCTATGTGCCAAGCGAAATTCACCTGCCTTATGAATTTTCAGTTCTCGAAACGGTGCTGCTTGGCCGGGCTCCCCACGCGGGCTGGTGGCGCGATTATTCAAAAGAGGACAGGGCCGCCGCCTCCTCGGCCCTTGAGGAAACTGGTGTGGCCGCTTTTTCAGCCAGACCGGTTAATTCTCTCTCAAGCGGGGAAAGGCAGCTCGTTTTTATCGCCCAGGCGCTGGCCCAGAACCCGAAACTGCTGTTTTTAGACGAGCCCACCTCGCATCTGGATGTTAAATATACTGTGGAAATACTGGCGCTGCTTAAAAAACTGGCTGTTGAAAGACGTCTTGGCGTCTGTCTTGTTTCGCACGATATTTCACTTGCCGCCGCTTCCGCCTCCCGCCTGCTGATTCTGAAGAAAGGAGGGGGAAACCTGTTTGGAAAACCTGAAAATCTGCTTAAATCGTCTATTCTTGCCGGTATTTACGCGCTTAAAGAAGAAAGCGTCCGCCTTTTTCTGGGAGCCGCGGCAGAAAGACCGCCATACGCTCGAAGCCATACGCCATAG
- a CDS encoding glycoside hydrolase family 30 protein: protein MKRTILSLCLLILAGCARQPDGPAFSTWNKKVSVYITADKTEYRLSPEGAFAFKPFSQPLETEPCVFVDPSKLFQAFVGIGGALTDAAAETFAKLPLDKQQEVLTAYFDRKAGIGYSLARTPMNSSDFSSGSYTYVDEGDKELKSFSVAHDLKYRIPFIKRAIAAAGGELTLFVSPWSPPAWMKDNNDILHGGKLKKEFSQSWADYYVKFIKAYEKEGIPVWGLTVQNEPMAVQKWESCVYTAEEERDFIKNYLGPTLEKEGLAAKKLIGWDHNRDLLFQRAVVLLDDPDTAKYLWGIGFHWYEKWHGDSIFENVKRTREAYPDTNLILTEACNYPFSWKTIDDWNWGELYGKSMINDFNNGAAAWTDWNVLLDETGGPNHAGNFCFAPLHGDTRKGSLRYMNSYYYIGHFSKFIRPGARRAASSSSRAQLLTTAFLNKDGSLAVIVMNQSGDNIPYRLWIAGKAAALAAPPHSIATLVVE from the coding sequence ATGAAAAGAACTATTTTATCTTTGTGCCTGCTCATTTTGGCCGGGTGCGCCCGGCAGCCGGACGGGCCGGCGTTTTCAACCTGGAACAAAAAAGTCTCGGTTTATATCACCGCGGACAAGACCGAATACCGTTTAAGCCCGGAAGGGGCTTTCGCCTTCAAACCTTTCAGCCAGCCGCTGGAAACCGAACCCTGCGTTTTTGTGGACCCCTCCAAATTATTTCAGGCTTTCGTGGGCATAGGAGGGGCCCTGACCGATGCCGCCGCCGAGACTTTCGCGAAACTGCCCCTGGACAAGCAACAGGAGGTATTGACCGCGTATTTCGACCGCAAGGCGGGCATAGGTTATTCCCTGGCGCGCACGCCCATGAACAGCTCTGATTTTTCAAGCGGCAGCTACACCTACGTGGACGAGGGGGACAAAGAGCTGAAATCTTTCAGCGTGGCCCATGACCTTAAATACCGCATTCCTTTTATCAAACGGGCCATAGCGGCCGCAGGCGGCGAACTGACTTTGTTCGTCAGCCCCTGGAGTCCGCCGGCCTGGATGAAGGACAATAACGACATCCTGCACGGCGGCAAGCTGAAAAAAGAATTTTCGCAGTCATGGGCGGATTATTACGTGAAATTTATAAAGGCGTACGAGAAAGAAGGCATCCCGGTATGGGGCTTGACGGTGCAGAACGAGCCTATGGCCGTGCAAAAATGGGAGTCCTGCGTTTATACCGCGGAAGAAGAAAGGGATTTTATAAAAAACTATCTTGGCCCGACTTTAGAAAAAGAGGGCCTGGCCGCGAAAAAACTTATAGGCTGGGACCATAACCGGGATCTGCTGTTCCAGCGCGCCGTCGTTCTGCTGGATGATCCGGATACCGCGAAGTATCTTTGGGGTATAGGGTTTCACTGGTATGAAAAATGGCACGGCGATTCCATATTCGAAAATGTGAAACGGACGCGCGAAGCCTATCCGGACACGAATCTGATCCTTACCGAGGCCTGCAATTATCCGTTCAGCTGGAAAACCATAGACGACTGGAATTGGGGAGAGCTGTACGGAAAATCCATGATAAATGATTTCAATAACGGTGCGGCGGCCTGGACGGACTGGAACGTGCTTCTGGATGAAACCGGCGGGCCGAACCATGCGGGGAATTTCTGCTTCGCCCCCCTGCACGGGGACACGCGAAAAGGCTCTCTGCGTTACATGAATTCTTATTATTACATCGGGCACTTTTCAAAGTTTATCCGGCCCGGCGCCAGGCGCGCGGCAAGTTCCTCTTCTCGCGCCCAATTGCTGACCACGGCTTTTTTGAACAAAGACGGAAGCCTGGCGGTCATTGTCATGAACCAGAGCGGGGACAATATCCCTTACCGTCTCTGGATAGCCGGCAAAGCCGCCGCGCTTGCCGCCCCGCCTCATTCTATCGCGACGCTGGTCGTGGAATAA
- a CDS encoding DUF3536 domain-containing protein: MTTSDSRNKFLAVHAHFYQPPRENPWTGEIDHQSSAWPYHDWNERIARECYIPNAYSRINDSMGRALELVNNYEYLNFNFGPTLLSWLERKYPAYYAKVIAAGISSRETCGHSNAIAQVYNHLIMPLASFNDRLTQVIWGIRDFEFRFGFRPEAMWLAETAVNDDTLRLLIDHGMRYVILSPYQAEKIRPLDSDKWTDVPLGIFDTGEPYIWFDRAPDETTIKNRSLAIFFYNGPLSKAIAFENVLKDSGALSERINSCYHAAPRADQLVSAAVDGETFGHHHKFGDMTLAHCFRHELKKHRIEVVNFSTYLDTHPPKKEALIKKGPDGDGTAWSCAHGVRRWKGGCECGKEGNSSLNWRLPLRAALNALRDTAAEIYLEESAGLLKDPWRARNDYINLLLEPGPGPKEAFFNEQAAKPLGEEEKKKILLLLELEKNTLLMFTSCGWFFSDISRIEALQNLKYAAKAVETLEFLGFKDARRRFLSLLEMAQSSHKDFENGAQLYAHFAGGAAPGPEKIATLYLLELFLRPGEGRRTKLLFSHEPAGSAVFGELHCRWGRVSFYSPETDTKTGLSFVFLRRDGEFPVFFFPRLKDGEPIEPLLKSGDLETAGLALTEKHGAERVGFEDLTHDEKSAFLELVVAEIKAKHSKQLLSVLEDLLYVFEKNPGTQLAVFETLRRSINTYAGEALGVLFDMVLRDKSGETFKKLYELSKRLSTIKADFEFSPAPAIAAACAISCAAKVKKDPSSKHLEELTLLLKTARFLRAGELLFHLQNSLEGIFLEARTDLRWAPMAAQLKELYQNSEMVIERFNLRLEELSALKK; the protein is encoded by the coding sequence ATGACCACTTCAGACAGCCGCAACAAATTTTTAGCCGTGCACGCCCACTTTTACCAGCCGCCAAGGGAAAATCCCTGGACCGGCGAGATCGACCACCAAAGTTCGGCCTGGCCGTACCACGACTGGAACGAACGCATAGCCCGCGAATGCTATATCCCGAACGCCTATTCCCGCATTAACGATTCAATGGGCCGGGCGCTGGAGCTTGTAAATAACTATGAATATCTTAATTTCAATTTCGGGCCCACGCTGCTTTCCTGGCTGGAGCGGAAATACCCCGCTTATTACGCCAAGGTGATAGCCGCAGGCATCAGCAGCCGGGAAACCTGCGGCCACTCGAACGCCATAGCGCAGGTTTACAACCATCTGATAATGCCGCTCGCTTCTTTTAACGACCGCCTCACCCAGGTTATATGGGGCATAAGGGATTTTGAATTCCGCTTCGGCTTCAGGCCGGAAGCGATGTGGCTGGCGGAAACCGCGGTCAACGACGACACGCTGCGCCTGCTTATAGACCACGGGATGCGATACGTCATACTTTCCCCCTACCAGGCCGAAAAGATAAGGCCGCTCGACTCGGATAAATGGACGGACGTCCCCCTCGGTATTTTTGACACCGGCGAGCCCTATATCTGGTTTGACCGCGCTCCCGACGAAACCACAATCAAGAACCGCAGTCTGGCTATTTTCTTTTATAACGGTCCGCTTTCAAAAGCTATCGCCTTTGAAAACGTGCTTAAGGATTCCGGCGCGCTCTCCGAGCGGATCAACTCATGTTACCATGCCGCCCCGCGCGCGGACCAGCTCGTAAGCGCGGCCGTTGACGGGGAAACTTTCGGCCATCATCACAAGTTCGGCGATATGACGCTGGCCCACTGTTTCAGGCACGAACTGAAAAAACACCGCATAGAGGTCGTGAATTTTTCCACCTACCTTGATACCCATCCCCCGAAAAAGGAGGCGCTTATAAAAAAAGGCCCCGACGGAGACGGGACAGCCTGGAGCTGCGCCCACGGAGTAAGGCGGTGGAAAGGCGGCTGCGAATGCGGCAAAGAAGGCAACTCCAGCCTTAACTGGCGCCTGCCTTTGCGCGCGGCCTTAAACGCGCTGAGGGACACGGCGGCTGAAATTTATCTTGAGGAAAGCGCGGGCCTGCTGAAAGACCCCTGGCGCGCAAGGAACGACTATATAAACCTGCTGCTTGAGCCCGGCCCCGGACCGAAAGAGGCTTTTTTCAATGAACAGGCGGCCAAACCTCTCGGCGAAGAGGAAAAAAAGAAAATATTGCTGCTTCTGGAATTGGAAAAAAACACTCTGCTGATGTTTACCAGCTGCGGGTGGTTTTTTTCGGACATTTCAAGGATCGAAGCCCTGCAAAACCTGAAATACGCGGCCAAGGCCGTGGAAACCCTTGAATTTCTGGGCTTTAAAGACGCCCGGCGCAGGTTCCTTTCGCTGCTTGAAATGGCGCAATCCAGCCATAAGGACTTTGAGAACGGCGCCCAGCTATACGCGCATTTTGCCGGCGGCGCGGCCCCAGGCCCTGAAAAGATAGCGACGCTTTATCTGCTTGAACTGTTTTTGCGCCCCGGCGAAGGGCGCCGGACAAAGCTCTTATTCTCCCACGAGCCCGCCGGGTCGGCTGTTTTCGGCGAACTTCACTGCCGTTGGGGGCGCGTAAGTTTTTACTCACCCGAGACGGACACAAAAACCGGCCTCTCCTTTGTTTTTCTGCGCAGGGACGGGGAATTTCCGGTGTTCTTTTTCCCCCGCCTGAAGGACGGAGAACCCATTGAGCCGCTGTTGAAGAGCGGGGACCTGGAAACGGCGGGGCTCGCGCTGACGGAAAAACACGGAGCGGAGCGCGTGGGCTTTGAAGACTTGACCCACGACGAGAAAAGCGCCTTTCTCGAACTGGTGGTCGCTGAAATAAAGGCGAAACACTCCAAACAGCTTTTAAGCGTGCTTGAAGACCTGCTTTATGTTTTTGAAAAAAATCCGGGGACTCAGCTTGCGGTGTTCGAAACACTCAGACGCAGCATCAATACTTACGCGGGCGAAGCGCTCGGCGTGCTTTTTGATATGGTCCTGCGCGACAAAAGCGGGGAAACTTTTAAAAAGCTTTATGAACTTTCAAAAAGGCTGAGCACTATTAAGGCGGATTTTGAGTTTTCCCCCGCGCCCGCGATAGCCGCCGCCTGCGCCATTTCCTGCGCGGCCAAAGTAAAAAAAGATCCGTCTTCAAAACACCTGGAAGAGTTGACCCTGCTTTTAAAAACCGCGCGGTTCCTGCGCGCGGGAGAATTGTTGTTTCACCTGCAGAACTCGCTCGAGGGAATTTTCCTTGAAGCAAGAACAGATCTCCGCTGGGCTCCCATGGCGGCCCAGTTGAAAGAGCTCTATCAGAATTCGGAGATGGTGATAGAAAGGTTCAACCTTAGGCTGGAGGAACTTTCAGCCCTGAAAAAATAG
- a CDS encoding DUF4912 domain-containing protein produces the protein MTSSGQINKDNISPGSDYKSLPEGYGSTEAVLLPRDPNWMFIYWEITANAKAEVCKKHGADIFQKSKQIIRVYDVTATGSVDGGDQKYFDIPIMVDAKNWYINVQESGRTYCCEVGLVTPDGRFIGLVRTNPVKLPGGMVSDVTDEKWMSVSSDFEKLLQLSGVEYIGKGSGEVAKSLAQRWEMLRAVFSRASSWGVSSLSSHALGKQPSVNKNFWLVADCELILYGATEPDACVTVSGRKVKLNTDGTFSMRFALPDGSMGLPIKAVSNDESDTREIEIKVSRTTHTDGK, from the coding sequence ATGACCTCATCCGGTCAGATAAATAAGGATAATATTAGCCCGGGTTCTGATTATAAATCGCTACCTGAGGGTTACGGCAGCACCGAAGCCGTATTGCTTCCCAGGGACCCTAACTGGATGTTTATTTACTGGGAAATAACCGCCAATGCCAAAGCCGAAGTCTGCAAGAAACACGGCGCGGACATCTTCCAGAAATCCAAACAGATAATCAGGGTTTACGATGTTACCGCCACCGGTTCCGTAGACGGGGGCGACCAGAAATATTTTGACATCCCGATCATGGTGGACGCTAAGAACTGGTATATCAATGTCCAGGAAAGCGGCAGGACTTATTGCTGCGAAGTCGGTCTGGTTACCCCGGACGGCCGTTTTATAGGGCTGGTGCGCACTAATCCGGTTAAATTGCCCGGTGGAATGGTGTCCGATGTCACCGATGAAAAGTGGATGTCGGTTTCCTCCGACTTTGAAAAGCTGCTGCAGCTTTCCGGAGTGGAATACATCGGCAAAGGTTCGGGTGAAGTGGCCAAATCTCTTGCCCAGCGTTGGGAAATGCTGCGCGCCGTGTTTTCACGCGCGTCCTCCTGGGGCGTCAGCTCGCTGTCTTCCCACGCCCTCGGCAAACAGCCTTCCGTCAATAAGAATTTCTGGCTGGTGGCCGATTGCGAACTTATCCTTTACGGGGCCACCGAGCCGGACGCCTGCGTAACGGTCTCGGGCCGCAAAGTAAAATTAAACACGGACGGCACTTTCTCCATGCGTTTTGCCCTGCCGGACGGCAGCATGGGCCTGCCCATAAAAGCTGTTTCAAACGATGAAAGCGATACGAGGGAAATAGAGATCAAAGTTTCAAGAACCACCCACACCGATGGCAAATAA
- a CDS encoding DUF1957 domain-containing protein yields the protein MANNEKGYLALVLHAHLPFIRHPEYEDFLEEDWFYEAMCETYLPLLDIYERLTRENVDFRITMSLTPPLCNMMADPLLSKRFQRYYNQRLELSEKEVVRTRNTQFYDVARMYERKFKRIKELYEDYYHCNILEGFKKFQDMGRLEVITCGATHGFLPLEVRKEAVYAQVKIASDDYRRHFGRGPRGIWLAECAYNPGDDVYLKANGIRFFFLETHGIIYGSPRPRYGVYAPVYCPSGVAAFGRDMESAQQVWSAETGYPGDHRYREFYRDLGYDMEYEYIKPYLHSDGVRRNISMKYHRITGRVGLNEKAPYNPQEAREVAASHAGNFMFNRERQIEHLNGFLGRKPIVVSMYDAELYGHWWYEGTDFIEFFLKKIHYDQQTVKLVTPSEYLGIYPDNQMVQPSMSTWGDKGYNEVWLNGTNDWMYRHLHKAVERMVEMANRFESPDGPLKRALNQCAREVALGMSSDWAFLMTVGTAKTYSTKRFVEHTHRFIALYEQIMGNRIDEGYLKDIEWRDNIFPAIDYRVFSTAEADKAAKS from the coding sequence ATGGCAAATAACGAAAAAGGCTACCTGGCTTTAGTGCTTCACGCCCATCTTCCTTTCATACGACATCCCGAGTATGAGGATTTCCTTGAAGAAGACTGGTTTTATGAGGCCATGTGCGAAACTTATCTGCCGCTTTTGGACATTTATGAACGTCTGACGCGGGAAAACGTCGATTTCCGCATTACCATGTCGCTTACGCCGCCTTTATGCAATATGATGGCGGACCCTCTTCTAAGCAAGCGTTTCCAGCGCTATTACAACCAGCGCCTGGAACTTTCCGAAAAGGAAGTCGTGCGTACGCGCAATACGCAATTTTACGACGTAGCCAGGATGTACGAGCGCAAATTCAAGCGCATCAAGGAACTTTACGAGGATTACTATCATTGCAATATACTTGAGGGATTTAAGAAATTCCAGGACATGGGCAGGCTTGAGGTTATAACCTGCGGCGCCACCCACGGCTTTCTGCCGCTTGAGGTGCGCAAGGAAGCTGTTTACGCCCAGGTAAAAATTGCCTCCGATGATTATCGCAGGCATTTCGGGCGGGGGCCCCGCGGTATCTGGCTTGCCGAATGCGCCTATAATCCCGGCGACGACGTGTATCTGAAAGCCAACGGCATAAGGTTTTTCTTTCTTGAAACGCACGGCATAATTTACGGCAGCCCCCGGCCCCGCTACGGAGTGTACGCCCCGGTTTACTGTCCGTCCGGCGTAGCCGCTTTCGGCCGCGACATGGAATCGGCCCAGCAGGTATGGAGCGCGGAAACGGGCTACCCGGGCGACCACCGCTACAGGGAGTTCTACCGCGACCTGGGCTATGATATGGAGTATGAATACATAAAGCCCTATCTGCACTCTGACGGGGTGCGGCGCAACATAAGTATGAAGTATCACCGCATTACCGGCCGCGTGGGCTTGAACGAAAAGGCGCCCTATAATCCCCAGGAAGCGCGCGAAGTAGCCGCTTCACACGCGGGTAACTTCATGTTCAACCGCGAGCGCCAGATAGAGCACCTGAACGGTTTCCTGGGCCGCAAACCGATAGTCGTGTCCATGTACGACGCGGAGCTTTACGGCCATTGGTGGTACGAGGGTACGGATTTCATAGAATTTTTCCTTAAAAAGATCCACTACGACCAGCAGACTGTCAAGCTTGTAACCCCCAGCGAGTACCTGGGCATTTACCCCGACAACCAGATGGTGCAGCCCTCCATGTCAACATGGGGGGATAAGGGCTATAACGAAGTGTGGCTTAACGGCACCAACGACTGGATGTACCGGCACCTGCACAAGGCTGTGGAGCGCATGGTGGAAATGGCCAACCGTTTTGAGTCGCCCGACGGCCCGCTTAAGCGGGCGCTGAACCAGTGCGCGCGGGAAGTGGCGCTGGGGATGTCTTCGGACTGGGCGTTTTTAATGACGGTGGGGACGGCTAAAACCTACTCCACCAAGCGGTTCGTTGAGCATACCCACCGCTTTATCGCCCTTTACGAGCAGATAATGGGGAACCGCATTGACGAAGGCTACCTGAAGGACATAGAATGGCGGGACAATATTTTCCCCGCCATAGACTACAGAGTGTTTTCCACGGCCGAAGCCGATAAAGCGGCCAAGAGTTGA